aataaacttgggtgggacagatcctgacaagcagtcgacaaaagacacggtaccgtgtcgaaattcatgtacgcatgtattcaggatgggatgtttcacaatcttgggatgtctcatgacaccacaccgtcaCTGGCCAAGAATCAAGAAGACCGTTTTAAGATTTCAACATGGAGGAAGCAGCGAGGTACCTGAGGGGGGAGTTACACTTGCAGCATCTGAAGCAAGTCTTGTGCATCAGGCGGCCGGCCACCTCCATCCTCTCCATCGCATACACTGTCTTCTGGCACTGGTTACACTTCTCAACAGTGCCACCCTACAAAACAacatcaaaatataaacaaaatcttATAACAACCTACTAGTATATGTAAATCAGCGTGGACTTTTCTAATAATGGTATGTATATTGTTTCGAAGGTTTCTCCACTTTCTATGTAGTATCTGAGGAATCTAAATAAATACCTTCATGATATGTTGATTATAAATAGCTTCAAGTTACATGAAAGTGGAATTGAAGCCTTGGGTACAGTTCATGCTCGCCTCAGGTCAACCAATTCTATATATATTCACTGCGGCAAAAGATACATTATGTGTTGTTTCATACATTGCTGATCTTATTTCCCACAGAGCAAGGTTGGGTTATCAAGAAGAGCCATGTGACCCTTTGGATAAGTGTTCTGGGCAAAAATACTTGACAGGAGGCCCACCCTTCCAAGCTAAACCTCCTGCACTGAAGGAGGTACAGTCCCTCAAGTCACCTCTTACAGCATCCCACGAACACAGAGAAATGatgtcttaacccggtagcagcagggatcatgtttcttaatggtccctctaagtgagaaaaatgagaaaaaatcatcactcatacaaaccatttcataatatatatcaaagcatttgtgatcagtttatgtatttgatcttgctttcggccacctcttttgtttcttttttaggagcagcgagtagcgggctttttttattattgttttctttttttgtgtgcccttgagctgcctcctttgtcgtaaaaagaaataaattaaaaaaaaagtatcatcTATTTTCGGGGGTTAAATcgtgacacaaatttggcccgtcgctgctaccaggttaatcatCATGTTACATGGAAAACagggttaataataataataataataataataataataataataataataataataataataataataataataataataataataataataataataatgataaaattacaCATGATAGTGCTAATTTTACAGTATGGAGTTAATGTGTCCAAAATAATGAAAGCAAAAAAGAGTATAAATATGAATAGCATGAACTGAAATGAAAATAATGCAACCTTTTCATCAAGctacaaaatattaaaaaaatgtaaaaaaaaatgcgacTATTGCAAACACGGTAAGCCACTCCTTTCATCAGTTGGTGGTCAGCTGGTGAGCGTGTGAGTGATGGCAATGAGTCAGTGGGAGACACTTCACATGCTTGTCTAGATGACTGAATGGCAGTTCAGTGAGAactaaatacaaaatcaaatctCAAGTAACACTTGATTTTAACCCCAGTTCTATAAAGTTTGAAAGTGTTATGTATTTTCTGAAACAATCCATACTAATTGCAAAATTATATCTTAAATATAATCTATCATAACCCCAGCTCctaagttttatatatatatatatatatatatatatatatatatatatatatatatatatatatatatatatatatatatatatatatatatatatatatatatcatttatcTATAGGAATTTGTACTGCTGCAgctatatagagaaaaaaatctaATAAAAGTTGGCATGAGTCTGAAGAGTACAACACAAAAACACTTCCGGGACTTTCAACAAGTATAGGCAAGGCAGCGGGAGGGCCTATATATACCTGCAATTGCCTGAGAACTGCCAAGTTCACAGGGGCAAGGACTGTGCCAAAGCCTTGTTGTTAAACACTAATGGATGAAACACCACCAAATTTAGAacagtcccttccctccctcctattgaAGCAGCATCACATGTCATGCCTCCCTGACAAAACCCTTTCAATCTTGGGCCAAGCAATAAAGGAGCATGCAGATGACTAATGACTTTGATTTAagagccaatatatatatatatatatatatatatatatatatatatatatatatatatatatatatatatatatatatatatatatatatatatatatatatcctagaTAATTAgcagaaaaatgataataaagagcTACTAATATTTCCAGAGCTGGAATAATTGATTAATGAACATTTATAATATTGGCAGATGCTAATCATGGGTGGTCTACCTCAGTGGGTCCTGACATAATCTAAAACAACTTGCTGCATGAGTCATGAGAATAAATTTGATGCAGGGCATCAGCACTCCTTTGATGCTTGGCAACAAGAACAATAAGTTACAAGAAGGTCCATGAGAGTGCATAGTTGTGACAGTCCTGCTCTAAACATGTGGAAcatgggtgggggggtgggggacaaCAGACTTAAAAAATCCAAATAGTGGAGATGAAATATTTGAGGGGTGGTGTTGATGAGAGCAGGGGGATGGCAAGACTGATGAGAGTGTTAGCAGGTTTGGCAAGGCTGACAAGCGTGACGGAAGCTGTGGGGTGGCATGAGTGACCACACACAAGACACTGAGGAGGTGACATGGAGGAAATACTGCAGTGGCAGAGGAAGCAACGTGAAAGTACTGAGCTGCATCTAGAGAGCAAGTGACATGGTTTTAGGCTCCATATTGGGTAAAAATATCAATTTGGTGAGGGATGATGAGATGATAAAGGTTTATAAGGGTAAAATAAATGTGAGAATAAGGGAAAAATACAAGCATGTACTTACGAAGCGACTGGTCTTTGCGGTGTCAGCCATGTTGTCTCCCTCGTTTCTATGGGAGTGGTCTGTTGGGGAATCGCTATGCTCCTTCCCAAATGAATCCCACTTGGACTTGAGTTCACTGATGCTCTGCTGACTCTCCTCCTGCTTACTTACTTTCTTCTTGAAGTCAACTATGTCACCAGACTCTTGTTCcttattcttgttgttctcttcttcttctttagttaGTTGTTCCTCAGGCTCGAAGTGATTGTTCTGTTCTGCACTTGTACCATTGATGTGGTTCTCCTTGTTGTGatcagcttcctcttcctcttcaagtgGTTCCTCAACTTTCTTGTTTGCTTCTTTGTCTAGTGATTCTTCATTCTCTAAGTCTTGCACCTCTTCTCCACTCCCTATatcatttacttctttctcttcttgaaccACACTTTCACTTTCCTGCCCCTCAATCAGCTCCTCAGCAACTTGTTCATTGGTCACTGGCTCTTCGTCTCCAGAGTTCTCGCAGCTTTCAGGAAGATCTTGTCCAGTTCCTTCGTCCTCAGATTCTACCTTTGAGTCATTGGTTGCCTCCTCAgactgctgctgctggggctcctTAAGCTCCTTGGTGGTGTTCAAATCACCTACAGGTTGGGAAATTCTGTAAGTAACTATTTAATATGTAAGGAAAGTTTAGCATACAAAGCAACCTGTATTGGGCAAAACTTTTCAAAACTTTTTTTCGACACCTTtgatgttctcttttttttcttcagtttgtaTAAGTTTAACTACTCTTACAAAAACTGTATAGGTCTATACACTCTACCTCCCTTTGCTTTCACTGTCTTAATGTAACTATCTTTCAGCAGCCTGTAAAGGGGTGAACTTtcttaagggaaaaaaataaataaaataaataaatgagccTAGACTTTCAAAGGTGGATGAAATATATCATATGTTGAACTTTAAACTTTGAGGACAAGTTTTGGCTGACTGAAAGTATACCCAGTTTGAGAACAGCCAGAAACACTTCCCTTGTGACCCAGATTGGAGCAACTGTAAGTATGCTCCAAAAAATAATTTTTCAGTATGGAAGTTAAAGGCAAATGTATATCAGGTCTGTGTTAAGAATACTGGATTACCTACAAGACAACTGTAAAtcaaacagactcaataactggtgatgaaaaaaaagtaggacgATGATTCAAGAACAAAGAAAATGTGGCTCACAATTAATTATAagactgatgttttttttttttgttttttttcacgaGGCAAGGTGCTTTAATGGACACACACAAATTGGTAGACACCTATAAATTTGACTTAATTAAATGCATTGTACTGTCAAAAGAGAATAGGGGATACCTCATCTTTTCTTTAACACTATGAATGACAAAATAAAGCAACAAAGGACTGGATGTGAAGAGAATGAAAACtgcagttgtgtgtgtgtatatatatatatatatatatatatatatatatatatatatatatatatatatatatatatatatatatatatatatatatatatatatatatatttttttttttttttttttttctatgaagGGACGATGTAGGTTAGGAGAGGATGGGTTGACTATCATGCAATATATGCCGAGTGGTGGGAGGTTGAAGGGACTGGAGGAGTCTTGAGTCTCTCAGAATGGATGagtaaacacgagagagagagagagagagagagagagagagagagagagagagagagagagagagagagagagagagagagagagagagagagagagagagagaatttgatacAGAAAACAGACCAGCAAAGAGACCATTCCGTCCAAATTCGGTGGTCtttcattggagagagagagagagagagagagagagagagagagagagagagagagagagagagagagagagagacttcgtaCTGTTGACAATTGTgctgtaataaaaacaacaaacaatTAACCTTTAGATAGCATGCTTTAATGAAAACGAACACCAATTCTTTTTAATCGGGTTAGTCATCAACTCATTATTCTATCTCTCTGAGCACACCGATGCAATAATAAATTCTTCTTACCTATAATACACGTCTCGCGGCATTGGATGAACAAACGTCACATTCGCTCATCAGATATGCGACAGACATCTTCCTCGTGGGCTTCACCTCATGTCCCATTAACTTTTATATACCTCTAATGGGTGCGCAGGTAACCATCAAATTTTATATACTTCTAATGGCCGCAAGGGTGACTGTTGCCTACTGTACGCTGGCACATACATCAAGGGAGATGGGGTGAATAGCTACCAACCTCATCCGTCTCAGAAGACATAACATGTCACGGATCCTTAGAAGagcccatatttttaaacgtctcgGCTCCTcagctcgcctgtttgaaaagcctctcatagaaGTTATACCGGGCTTTCTATGGACTGTGTTGTAATCCCAGtgacagttttacacgacttctacaCGATGAatgggaaaaacactcatgaaaacccggtcaatcttctctgtggccttaaggggctattacactggacaaattttccgtggattttcagtcaaaccacgatttccgctggcgtggttctcatatttccgtggttttctgacgtgtccacgatcttccaaagctactgtagatttcaccaaaggaagacggtattactcatcattatcagcagcagcaataacaagaaacaaatgagaaccacaccagcggaaatcgtggtttgactgaagatccacggagaatttgcccagtgtaatagcccctttagaagagtcgtaatgggagcccaatACGTTTAAGAACATGGACC
The DNA window shown above is from Eriocheir sinensis breed Jianghai 21 chromosome 15, ASM2467909v1, whole genome shotgun sequence and carries:
- the LOC126998833 gene encoding LIM domain and actin-binding protein 1-like, yielding MEEQDQGVLGGDLNTTKELKEPQQQQSEEATNDSKVESEDEGTGQDLPESCENSGDEEPVTNEQVAEELIEGQESESVVQEEKEVNDIGSGEEVQDLENEESLDKEANKKVEEPLEEEEEADHNKENHINGTSAEQNNHFEPEEQLTKEEEENNKNKEQESGDIVDFKKKVSKQEESQQSISELKSKWDSFGKEHSDSPTDHSHRNEGDNMADTAKTSRFGGTVEKCNQCQKTVYAMERMEVAGRLMHKTCFRCCKCNSPLSVGRFSVGGGELYCMTHYKQAFREKGTYDVFTPDNPIKGKWQNKPAE